Proteins co-encoded in one Spirosoma endbachense genomic window:
- a CDS encoding carboxy terminal-processing peptidase — protein MKKYLVTLLPVLMLSFQPDSPSGASTPGGAPLQGALTSSPTDDLKPSISQEKVETLVAKLLTTYHYRKVRLNDSLSSVVWDNYLKEVDNSKTYLLASDVAAFEKYRYQIDDALVNGDLTAAYDLYNVFRKRYQERSDFIKDQLKKPFSFTADETFNTDREKAAWPKTVDEQNELWRKILKNQELELRLGSRKDSAVTALMTQRYSNLDKAINRIKSADVFQMYMNSFAEALDPHTNYLSPTNADRFNQEMSQSLEGIGAMLREDGDYIRITDVLPGGPAFKSKLLNKDDKIAGVAQGDNGPMVNTMNWQVDDVVKLIKGPKGTVVRLQVISPNALAGAPPKEIRLVREKIKLEEQRAKKEVIEVSDNGRPFKIGVINIPMFYRDFEGARKREEGFSSTTSDVKKFVEELKGEKVDGIVIDLRDNGGGSLTEAINLTGLFIPKGPVVQVRESTGETEVYTDPDPSVTYDGPMAVLVNRFSASASEIFAAAIQDYKRGIIVGGQTFGKGTVQTLIDLNQWLPKEPEKVGQVKMTIQKFYRINGSSTQHKGVTPDIELPSAFSAEEYGESSQPSALPWDQINSTRYEQSHGLDDKILTRLRDRFDQRLKSDPELKQLAQDLADFKKAKENTVVSLQEAKRRKERDEAERKRAAANKVSQVTAPVDETGSPTAPKKKKDLYLTEAGLVLADYILAVNK, from the coding sequence ATGAAGAAGTATCTGGTGACCCTATTGCCCGTGCTGATGCTAAGCTTTCAGCCGGATTCGCCTTCAGGAGCTTCCACTCCGGGCGGTGCACCCCTTCAGGGGGCGCTAACGTCGTCTCCAACAGACGACCTGAAACCATCAATCTCGCAGGAGAAAGTAGAAACGCTGGTAGCTAAACTACTAACAACCTACCATTACCGCAAGGTACGGCTGAATGACTCACTGTCATCCGTCGTATGGGATAATTACTTGAAAGAGGTCGATAACAGCAAAACATACCTGCTGGCGTCTGATGTGGCCGCTTTCGAGAAATATCGTTACCAGATTGACGATGCACTCGTTAATGGTGATCTTACGGCGGCCTATGATCTCTACAATGTATTCCGGAAACGTTACCAGGAGCGTAGCGATTTTATCAAGGACCAGCTTAAAAAACCATTCTCATTTACTGCCGACGAAACGTTCAATACCGATCGCGAAAAAGCCGCCTGGCCTAAAACGGTAGATGAACAAAATGAACTCTGGCGTAAGATTCTGAAAAATCAGGAGCTGGAGCTTCGTCTGGGTAGCCGTAAGGATAGTGCCGTAACGGCCTTGATGACGCAACGCTACTCGAACCTCGACAAAGCAATTAACCGCATTAAGAGCGCCGACGTGTTTCAAATGTACATGAACTCGTTTGCGGAGGCTCTTGACCCACATACAAATTACCTGTCGCCTACCAACGCCGATCGTTTCAATCAGGAAATGAGCCAGTCGCTGGAAGGTATCGGAGCTATGCTTCGCGAAGATGGCGATTATATTCGCATCACCGATGTTCTGCCCGGTGGACCGGCTTTCAAGAGCAAACTGCTCAATAAAGACGATAAGATCGCTGGTGTAGCACAGGGCGATAACGGACCAATGGTCAACACCATGAACTGGCAGGTCGATGATGTGGTCAAACTCATTAAGGGGCCTAAAGGTACGGTTGTACGATTGCAGGTTATTTCGCCTAATGCGTTGGCAGGTGCTCCCCCCAAAGAGATTCGGCTGGTACGCGAGAAAATCAAACTGGAAGAGCAGCGCGCCAAGAAAGAAGTCATTGAAGTATCCGACAATGGTCGGCCTTTCAAGATCGGCGTTATCAACATTCCGATGTTCTATCGTGATTTTGAGGGAGCCCGGAAGCGCGAAGAAGGTTTTAGCAGCACAACGAGTGATGTTAAAAAGTTTGTAGAGGAATTGAAAGGCGAAAAAGTTGACGGTATTGTCATCGACCTGCGCGACAACGGAGGTGGTTCTCTGACCGAAGCCATTAACCTGACCGGATTATTCATTCCGAAAGGCCCCGTGGTACAGGTTCGTGAGTCAACAGGCGAAACGGAGGTATATACAGACCCTGATCCATCAGTAACCTACGATGGACCAATGGCCGTGCTTGTAAACCGCTTCAGCGCTTCGGCTTCGGAGATTTTTGCTGCGGCTATTCAGGATTATAAGCGTGGTATTATTGTTGGTGGACAGACTTTTGGCAAAGGAACCGTTCAGACGCTGATCGACCTGAATCAATGGTTGCCCAAAGAACCGGAGAAGGTTGGTCAGGTAAAGATGACGATTCAGAAGTTCTATCGCATCAATGGCAGCAGCACGCAGCATAAAGGTGTTACGCCGGATATTGAACTCCCATCCGCTTTCTCGGCTGAAGAGTACGGCGAAAGCTCGCAGCCAAGTGCGCTACCCTGGGACCAGATTAACTCAACTCGCTATGAGCAATCGCATGGCCTTGACGATAAAATTTTAACCCGTCTACGGGATCGTTTCGATCAACGTCTTAAATCGGATCCAGAATTGAAGCAATTGGCCCAGGATCTGGCTGATTTCAAAAAAGCAAAAGAGAATACGGTTGTATCGTTGCAGGAAGCTAAGCGCCGGAAAGAACGGGATGAGGCTGAACGCAAGCGGGCTGCGGCTAATAAAGTTTCGCAGGTAACGGCTCCGGTTGACGAAACCGGATCACCTACTGCACCAAAGAAGAAAAAAGATCTGTATCTGACTGAGGCAGGTTTGGTGCTGGCCGATTACATTCTGGCAGTTAATAAATAA